Below is a genomic region from Thalassophryne amazonica chromosome 3, fThaAma1.1, whole genome shotgun sequence.
TGCCTTTCTCAGACCTGATTTAGGCTTTCACTTTCAGTGATGCAGCAGCGGCACTGGTTTCTTTCTTGGAGATTGTATAAGCCTTTAGATTTTTCAGATGcatgcaagaaacgagaattgtcctcagtttcgttcacacagctccaaacgctgtgccgctctctgccgagtcaagttagtccGGCCGGAATCAGTAACTTCAGTGCgaatcaccgtttaaatcaaatgccaCCTCTTAACAgatgttgtaacacagacaacagactaaaggtttttttcctcccaaaatgagacgtcctgctttctttatgaattacattgatgttgacttgcagcatagccggctgtaagagctcagctcagaggtatgaagtgagatttgtgccattaatgtctgaaaggaaatgcttttgagaaaaactacagattttttattattattcatgtccagagatgaaggatccagtgaccaatttcatatttatttactttaagactcattaaaatgttattgacatagaaaacccgtaaagcctacttttagtacacagaaaattcacaggaagtattaagggaatcgataaggaattggatcaaaaagcggaatcgataatggcatcgatcttGATTTAAaaacttatcaatacccatcccttattatttatgttaaaatgtgttcattatgccaaagacatttaaaaacagagatgtttaaatttttttttaaacgatgtttaaaatatgataaAGATAGAAAAGTTCTTTAAaaccatgtttaaaatgtttgaaaagggtgtaaatgtgtgaaagaatggaaagttcttttaaaaaaacatgttttaaaatgtttacaaaagctgtaaaatgtgtaaatgcacaaacagttccttaaaaacgcaCAAATACTTATAAAAtgtttaaaagaataaaaagaaactcacGAAGATAAGATACTGAAATTATGTGAATGTGTGTCGGGGGGGGTGGCTGTTGTGCaggtattcatttgttctctgagggggtgGGCTCACTCTCCCATACTATGAAAACACCTGGTCTTAACTATCACATTCCAAAACATCAGGATTGATTTTGGCTTTTACAGGGAGATGTCAATCAGGTGAAGTTGTGGCAGCACCAGTTGATTGGCTACATTGATAAGTTGTCATTAACCACTAAATATCTTACTTTaccgttttgtttttgactagGTATTGTCATCTCAGCTCTCCATGGAGGCGATGTCTTTAGTCACAGAGGACCGGAAGGCTGCTCAGGAATCCACCTTCCCCAACACATACACTTTTGACCTCTTTGGTGGGGTTGATGTAAGTTGTGTATTTTTAGTGCCAGGTCCCATGTTAGGATTAAGGCTTGTTTTTTCAGGCAACCAGTTCTAAATTATGACCCAGAGCAGAAATGTACACAATGTCTGCTTATGTTCCTGTTTATTTTTTCCTAAAGCTGCTTGTGGAGATCTTGATGAGACCCACACTAACTATGCAGAAGAAAAAACCCAAAAGTAAGTCAgcaaatctcagactgcgtgtttggggcgttttttttttttttttttttcttttttgagtatGGATGAAAGTATTCAGGACATAATGTTGTCATTTTTGTGGCCGCTTTCTTGTAATGACAATGCACTGTCAACATGTCATTTCAATATAGTTAGCAAGGGCAGCACTAATGCCCAAGTGTTTCGGACAACATCCTTCTTCATTGACAAACTGGTGTTGTATACAGTGTCATCTTGTTCGTAGGTGTTGAAATTGTACATACTCTGTCAGAGGAGGTCGCACCTATATTTACAATTTTGGTGTGTTATGTGAGGTAAAGTAATTTTGggtagggtgtgtgtgtgtgtgtgtgtgtgtgttgccaaaGACAGTAGGTCTAGGATTGCTTTTATTTGTCTGACTCTCCATTACCGTGGTTTATGTGCATGTAATATCTTGACAAAGATATCGTAATACTGGTCAAAACCAGTTCCCCAGTATCTTTACAAAGATTTTCTATATTGTGTGAAACTTTGTTCACAATGTCATGTCTCTAAGATCTTTaacagtttcaaagttgggcagaTTTTGATTGCAGTTGTGGCTTCGGGCGCAGATTATCAGAAACCGTGTGTATTGGCAATGTGTATAATTTGGCAACATTTTGGAGCTATAACAGATTTCTACTTAACATTGGACGTGAAACTCATGATAGATTTGGAAACTGATACAGACTGTTTTTGAACAGCGAATGATGACTTGGTGAAGGACTGCCTTAGTATTCTCTACAATTGCTGTATATGTGTAAGTATCCTTTTACATTTCTGTAGACAATGAAAATGCTAAAGCCCATTTTACACCGGGCCAACGCAGAGTTGCATAATATGGTGTACCAACTACGCAGAGCTTATGCAGTCCTGCGTGGCAATatgctgagggacgcaaaggggtctgctaaatggacacaaaaaatgaaacatgtttaattttttaaattaaacaaatatttgtttaatttttcgCAGACATTCGGCATAGAGCATTGCGTCAGTGCTCTACGCAAGTCtgcaacactccgctactgtatgcaagtctacataacactgcgctactgtacaccaagcctccacaATTATACGCTACTCTAcgccagtccagcaaaaaatctgtttagattttttatcagtacatacctgcattgctggattttattcatcctgctggactctgctgaactttgctggcagtgaagcttcaaagccacagaagaagaggtggggcaaaaccacagaagaagaagcagaCCAAAGCCCCCCCGTATGTAACATACATAGCCATTCCTGCGTAAtagatacgcagcacaatgcaactccacCCAGgcgcagtgtgaaaggggcttaagagtgGAACTAAAAGGACTTTGTTTGCAGTTGGTCTGTGTTGTATTATCTCTGCATGTTCATGAACAGGACAAAATGTTTTCTTAAATTTGCAAATGTTTTGAAAAATTGACAGATGGAAGGGGTCACAAAAAGCCTGGCAGCGAGGGATGACTTCGTTCTGTTTCTTTTTACCCTGATGACAAACAAGAAGACTTTTCTACAGACTGCTACTCTAATTGAAGACATACTGGGAGTTAAAAAGGTCAGTGATGCTTTAAGACAAATTAAATTAAGCATGCTTATAAATTGAAAAATGGAATAGCATTATCTGATTATACAGTTGTCTGTTTAAAGTTAAGGCCCCTTGACACGAGCATCTCTTTGATTCACGCAGTAGCACACGtgttgtcgtgatgatcccacccgcgctgttcccagctggacactgttctttgttctactggctgccatgCTCTCTGTgctggacactgtgtatataaaataattattttgtgtcggattcatatttctctgcaaattggtcgttgaaaacggctgtaatcacttcctgaatcacagaggctcATAATGATGGCTAATAAATTAGCCATCATTATCAGGGTATTTCCTAGTTCAAAATGAGCCTGAAGTGTACTCCACATGTGGGGAGGTATCTTGTTTACGGCACATGTACATACACATTTGTGGTCTCAGATTAATTCAGGAAAACAAGTTGTTGACAAATTATCAAAATGCATCTTATTTAAAAATTTTTGAGTGCCCTgtgcagcagataaaagaaaagcTTACAGCAGTTAAACTGTTTGACTCAGAGTTGGTCTGTCTTTCTAATAATGACTCACATGATAAGCCAAAAGAAATTACATTattgtggcagcacggtggcttagtggttggtactgttgcctcacagcaagaaggtcatgggatcacatcccatctgtggcctttctgtatggagtttgcatgttctccctgtgtttacgtgggttgtctgtgggtgctccggcttcttcccacttccaaaaacatgcaggttagatgaattggacactttcgaattgaccgtaggtgtgcgttTATGAATGtgtttctgtctatatgtggccctgtgataggctggcgtcctgtcctgggtgtaccctgcctcatgctctatgactgctgggatggtctCCAGCCCCCCCCCttaactcttaattggagtaagcgggtacagaaaatagATGAATAACTTTGCAGTATTGTGCTACAAATTGATTGGTAGCTGTCCATATGACATTGGCTGCTGTGTGGACAATACACAGAAGAAGGCATTATTATAAGACATTTATCAAAGCTTTCACCGTACAACTTTTCTTTGACACATAAATGAAACGCAGTTTAATCTATCACTGCTTTGACTTTTTATTTGACTTTTATTTTTATAATACCAAAGAAAAAATCTTGTGGCTTGCTATCCATTTTGACTATGTGCTTGTGAGGTCATATGAAGCACTGCTGCATGAAATGCTACATTATAACACTTTAGTTCAGTGTAGTTCAGTGAATGCACACTTCAAGGAAGTGGTAAGCTTTGACTGTTTCAGGTGAGGGCCACCCAttggaagaaaaagttgcagtcccTGAATTAGCCACTTGAGCCTGGCTCCAAAAGAGTGTAGGTTACCATTCAAATCAATGTTAAGTTTCCTAATTTTGCATTGTTTCTGATGTGTcatgcatggctgggaccccagtCACACCTTGGTTACATTAGCTGCAAGAGACGGAGGCAAAGTGACTAGCTGCCTTTCATTTTTAATCAaaagtgggtgttttacagcaacaagagacaagtggtcactatgctGCCAGCTAGATCAGGCCACAATAgatgagaagcttttttttttatgcaaatgctgattgATGCGACCCAGCAAGTAACAATCCAAGTGACAGTAGCATGACGCATGTTGTTGGTTATATTGATAGTTATTTGCAATAAAGTTCATGTTAAATTGTAAAACATCACaaatcaattacatttttttatcgTAAGGGTTTGATTATGAAATATTAAAGGATAATTAactgagcaagcaaggttaataatttattatatggctattgcaTAACCACGCAAACTTGCGGTATTgctaaatatgaaagctgctgactgttttgggctcatagtcagacctgttcacttcacctACATGAAGAATTTGCTGACAGATGCTCCGGTCGTCCACCCCAGGTCCCATTTAGATATttgtggagtatgttcatgtccagcttggtttttctaattgtgtttttagtttCTTGGTTTGTAACAAATATGATGTGTTATggtccgattgtcatggtaactggtctgatattgagaattattatcactttaccggggcgttgctaggccagtatcatagatttacgtcgacggtatctggctatacctgcccgctgtgcgtaaacaaatgacgtcatagcgcgcgcagcccaagaactgcccgcggggggggggggattttcggAGAGGAAAagtaaaaggcgagaagtgtgttttggtcccaatatggctattccggatgattttcttatggatagtacaacaatgaacagcagctaaagcagtcagcttgatgaggacgcactgctgaatttgaacagcagcgcgcgcgctcCAGGCGAcaaggcagaagttaagtgagccaactttttatgtacgcgttacgtgttgtgtatctcagtaaaaagtgataataatgcaaataacatgctgttgttgtgcggtatgcatttttctgagtccctccgtccatcccgTCGTCCGCAATGACAGCTaatcgccctcgtctaactcgggcgaatagctttcattttgggcgactgggcatggacgtcgggccacttaaaatgcataccgccctacaaaagcatgttattgtattcatATCataccagaaatcagccaatcagagtgcacgtaacgtcacagccatataataatatgaattaCTACCTTTTTTAAATTTGTATATCGGCAGAtatctggattttcttttttttttttaactctccaatatagccacaaaaaaaaaatcctcatcaGTCTGTCCCTACCTAACAGTATCTGAAGGTTGTTACAAATGAGGGAAAGTAACTCTAAGGGGAATATGTGTGTTCAAAAACAGGACTGACAAATGCAAAACATCATTGTGTTTGACATTTCTCAGGAAATGATCCAGTTAGAGGCCATTCCCAACCTGTCAGGCCTGGTCCAGAGCTTTGACCAGCAACAGCTGGCCAACTTCTGTCGCATCCTGTCTGTCACCATCTCGGAGCCTGATGTAGGAAATGATGACAAGCACACCCTCTTGGCTAAAAATGCCCATCAGAAGCGAAATGCTAGTCCCTCACGTGCGGAGGTCAACCAGGGTAGGGTATTTCAGACTGAATATGTATCAAATGTTGCTACAAAAGAATGGATTAACTTTAATCAAGCCCTCACTTTGTCACCAGTGACTCTGTTGAATATTCCTGGCTTCATTGAGAGACTCTGTAAGCTTGCCACCAGGAAGGTGTCCGAGGCTACAGGAACGAACTTCCTGCAGGAGCTGGAGGAGTGGTACACGTGGCTTGACAATGCTTTGGTGCTGGATGCTCTCATGCAGATGGCCACAGAGGAGGTTGAACAGAGTAGCACAGGTGAAGTGATAATGTCACTATTTGTACACACAGTTTATAGGTTTCCTGTAAAATACAGCTTAACTTTATTTTCCTCTCCAGAATCATCTGATGAGAGTTCCCTGGCAACCAGTCCTCTGAGACATCGTCTTCCCCAGTCCATGAAGATTGTCCATGAGATTATGTATAAAGTGGAAGTACTCTATGTGCTGTGTGTCCTTCTCATGGGCCGACAGAGAAACCAGGTCGTCAACAACAGAAGGATCAGCCTTTTTTTGAAATATATATTTGAAGTATGTATTTTACTGACTGTAATGTTGTCCTTTACAGGTTCACAAGATGCTGGCTGAGTTTCGTCTCATTCCGGGACTAAATAACCTGTTTGACAAGCTGATCTGGAGGAAGTACACCGCTTCAAATCATGTGGTGCATGGGCAAAATGAAAACTGCGACTGCAGTCCAGTAGGACCTTCTTATTTTTATAGTGCTACCATTTGAAAACTCTGAAATTAAGAACATTAGACATGATTATAACAttacctgtccattctcatcctgTAGGAAATCTCCTTTAAAATCCAGTTCTTGCGGTTATTGCAGAGTTTCAGTGATCACCATGAGTAAGCATCTAATAATCTAATTTCGATGAGCTTtgagtttcctttttttttttaagttgtcttTTGTACTTAAACATGTTTCTTGACTTTCAGAAACAAGTACCTTCTGTTGAATAGCCAAGAGCTGAATGAACTTAGTGCCATTTCCATGAAGGCCAACATCCCTGAGGTGGAAGCTCTGGTCAATACAGACAGAAGCCTTGTTTGTGATGGCAAGAAGGGCCTCCTCACGCGTCTCCTCACTGTCATGAAGAGGGAGCCTCCCGAGTCATCTTTCAGGTCAGCCTCATGAAAACAACTGAAATCAAATCAGTTAGACCCATTGGCCTTCTTGAAAGGGTACAGTTGTCTACAGTGGCTGCAGAAAGCCTTCACCTATTGGACTTgtacatgtttttattttatgacaTAAAGAAATGGTTTTTAATCTGAGTAATGACAGATGTCTGCAGCATGACCTAAACTAATATAAACAGTGATGGAAGATTTCCGGAATTCACGGAAATTCTGGTTTTTACTTACATAGTAAACGCTTCCGGGTTTTGGGGATTTTTGATAGCATCAAAGACAATTGCTTGAGATCAAAGTCCTCTGCGTGGTTGGGAACCCGCACCTGCTAAACAATGGAGACCGCAAAGGCTGTAATTTGTCACTTTCCTGGTTTCACTCCTCCTTCtcccatcaatttttttttttttttttacagtttttacagtgtgcacgctgattacattttgatgatGAATCAAATATGCTTGGCAGAAAaggccacaaatatgaccaactttacaacgtgGAGTCagaaaagacgctcaaatgatccacaattcatggaggaaaattgtacTTCTGTATCATTGGTTTGGCGGTTGATGATTGTAGAATgatgtggagctcattgagggacaaattgatccagaaaaagccactgttcctgctgcaAATTGCAATAAGACGCCCACTAATGCAACGGAGAATGTTCAGAGTCATGCGTGTGTcagcgtcattgcatggccatggagttacggagctggagaagcataaatcggaCTTTagcattttaaccctctgggccaagaccaagctttactaaattctgaataactttttaatgatgtgaaatagaaacgtacttttttgctgaaacgttaactccacagactttcgagccagccatcggccatctttgtactcataGAAGCTGTGACAACGTGCACAGTGTGAgtatccaatcggaattggttcaccgtcacatggttttccaaaatccaatcgtagggcagatttacctcacgtgaaaagctaaagatcgttttcaggagtgatatgttactagttggtccgtttgaatagccccctgggtgctccaatgagtacataatcagtgcaccctgcgccattacacacagtgaaagtgaaagcagatggagcagacagagagcctctgatgacaatctcacgtgctcagagtgtgtaactatcatgattgctccactagtttgcatgtgaatgttactggatgactctgttgctttctctgcgtaaagcactgtttaccatatcaaaataacaaaacgcatagaccattttgtatatattgttcaaaatgtgcatttgtgtttattgttcgaacctttttgttgtacagtcttccaCACAATacttcaaattacctttataaagtgtcaaaacagttgtttattatagtttgctgtgtgttttgaataaatgtgtggaaaattgtttttcgctttattttttccttgcctgtttttgattgtaaacttttattacactcataaaacacaacaaaaacatatatattctgaaagcacaggttgtcctgaaaaaagagacataaaacttgattgtgggatgcagggagagctgttaacggcaataataaaacatttatgccagtcgagtgaactgtccaaaaaatgccctcggaccccagagggttaaggtccCACGccacagtggacttagaaaaaagagtgactcggcCAAATTTAGTctctttaatgcacataatgcccagtgcgaatttaaggcaggcgtttatttttttctgatgaagttttgacccggtcattaaatgagacaggtccctattcaaggtcaggcatttaatcaaggaaatgcataagcctaattggtgctggggattctccCGGAGATTGGTCATTGCCtcatgactgtaactaatccgttacatacacatAACAGATTTTGTTCCTTTtatgtggtgtgtccataaagtaacggtcctttttatgttttttaaagaactatatggatttcattcatatgtttttacgtcagacatgtttgaaccctcatgcgcatgcgtgagtttttccacgcctgtcggtgacgtcattcacctgtgagcacgccatgtggaaggagtggtccctccccctcttcggattttcattgtctggaaatggcggaatgaaaaggacttttttttttttttccatcacaattttttcagaagctgttagagactggtacctggaaaccattcaaaaaatttatctggctttctgtgaaaattttacaggcttcacagagaataaggactttaactacagctttaaggacccctttaaggacggttggtgcgccgagctgcgacgtcgcggcacaaaccactggatcatttctaagctgatggctctggatacgagaccgtcgtgtgctctttctctggttatcacaagagctggacatcagccattttccggcagatttcacttttaacgagagattttgtcatggaaagccgtgcggaggcttcgcgcgtcacgaccgattcgctgatgaagcgagacaaaggaacacctccgtttcggagtgttagaggacaagtttggacatgcctatctcggctttcagtgcttaccagtcgagtgagtataagagaacttgtggagagctggacatgtcccacgagggttcaagcatgtctgacgtaaaaacatatgaatgaaatccatatagcttttgaaaaaaataaaaaggaccgttactttatggacagacctcgtatacgtataatgaattttgtccattttatacagatGGATTTcggttataacggacaaaattcgctggtccacctgaatccattatatgcaaattTTTACTGTATAGATCTTTTAATTTAACTCATgataaatgggagcaaaaacaaatatatatatttttggtaGTTTTATCATCACTGTAAATGAATACAACTTAAAAAAGGTATAAAAGCCTAAAGATGTGTAACTCGCTTACAGCCAGTATTTATTGAAATGAAGTACTCCCTTATAAagtgctttttttgttttgtttttaaggttTTGTCCACATTTTTGTCTGACATCTTAATGATTTATCAGTGATTATTTCTGTTGGATGCAGATTCTGGCAGGCGAGGGCAGTGGAAAGTTTTCTTCGAGGAGCCACTTCTTATGCTGACCAAATGTTTCTCCTGAAGAGGGGGCTATTGGAGGTAAAATCTCACTGAAAGCATTCCTGCAGTCATAGATTTTTCTCTGGAGGTCAGTCGGCGCAGACCTGTGTTAGTTAATTTAGTATATTGTGCTCAGCTTTTCTCACTTGTGCCTTTTCCCCTCGACAGCACATTCTTTTCTGCATCATAGATAGTGGTTGTACATCCAGAGATGTCCTGCAGAGCTACTTTGATCTGCTTGGTGAGCTCATGAAGTTCAACATTGATGCCTTCAAAAGATTCAACAAATATGTCAATACTGCAGAGAAGGTATGATATACCTTTTATAATGATTTACTTTATCCCAGCATAGTAAAATAATTTCCAGCAGTTGTTTCACCTAGGTGTCATAAAtctatatttatttttaacttgGTCCATTTTAATTCTTTGCTTTAGTTTCAGACTTTCCTCACTCAGATAAACAGTTCTCTGGTGGACTCAAACATGCTGGTGCGCTGCATTGTTCTCTCCTTGGACCGCTTTGAGAACCAGACTGAAGATGTTcaaggtaaaaataaataagaatacatAAATGCTTATAGACAAGATGGGTTTTTTCCCCCTCATCTTTTAATTACTTGGCTCTGAGTCAAGAACATTATTGTGCAATTACATGATGTAATCACAATGTAAACAGTCACTACATTTGTTGATGCGGAAGAAGAAGAATGGTCTTTATTGTTGTGCGTGCGTGGATACATCCAGCGAAATTTGTCTTTGCATttaaaccatcctaattacaattagacacaaACCAACCACTAGAGCAGTGGACAGGCAGTCCAATGGTTGGGGACCAACTCCACATTAGTAGAGACGTTGTCCTTATCAAGGACAGAGAAAGCAGCAGACTCTAATGTGCATTTTTTGATCATGGGAGAAAACTAGAGTGTCTGGAGGAGACTCACACTGGGCGAACATAAAAACTCGCTTGCCTTCATGTTGGCCAGCTAATGGTTACACACACCTTACATACCTTTGACATACCTTCggtaggtgatggtcttgtggttaagcgttgggcttcagaccagaggatcctcggttcaaaggcTACCCAGATCGGGAGATCACTAAGGAccgttgggcaaggtccttaatcccttagttgctccctgtgtgtagtgagcaccctgCCCTGACATTGGTGAGGCataatttgtaaagcgctttgaccttctgatgcagatgaaagtgCTACAtacataaatgcagttcatttgacAGGTTAATGAGCTAAAAAAAGATTTAAATATTATCAACACACATTATTGGAAAGTAATTTTGAAACACTGCATATTTTTAATTGTATCACGTTTTGAGGCAGACTGCTGAAACGATGAGCGGAGAGGTGTTTGCCATTTTGGGCTCTCAAACCTTTTATAATCGATGAACCTAAATAATGCAGATTTCTGGCCAAGGACCTGAGCAGTGAAGAAAATGAAGTTATGCTTATTATTTCAGAGCCAGAAGCACAGTTTAAAGATTTGTTTTGTTCCCTGTTCTTCAGTGGTGGAGGTGCTGTCTGAGTGCTGTCTGCTGTCCTACATGGCCAGAGTTGAGAACAGACTGGCTTTCCTCTTCAgactcatcaacatcatcaacgtACAGACGCTCACACAGGTGCTGTTcccacagtaacacacacactgtAATGAAATAAGCATGTTTGATTTTCTTTTTAATCAAGCCTGTTTCTCTTTACTTCACTATAAACATACTGTGAAATCATAGTTGCATTCAGTATTTTATTATATTTGGTGTATGCTACAGCATTTTGTTGCTCTCATCTCATTTTTTGCTTCTATCCTTTGCCCCACTAGGAGAACGTGAGCTGTTTAAACACCAGTTTGGTAGTCTTGATGCTAGCCCGTAGGAAAGCAAAGCTGCCTTTCTACCTCAACGCACTGCGGGAGAAGGAATACGCTGAGAAGTACCCAGGCTGCCTCCTCAACAACTTTCACAACCTGCTGCGCTTCTGGCAGCGCCACTACCTCAACAAGGACAAAGACAGCACGTGCCTGG
It encodes:
- the trpc4apa gene encoding transient receptor potential cation channel, subfamily C, member 4 associated protein a isoform X2: MATLVGPCSPCFGAKRRNCSSNIVTTLTASKTTSRGFSRGTQLPAGLLLERDKRAKWNGIPTLLQKIYESSHPNSDLAYAHSLLKVLSSQLSMEAMSLVTEDRKAAQESTFPNTYTFDLFGGVDLLVEILMRPTLTMQKKKPKTNDDLVKDCLSILYNCCICMEGVTKSLAARDDFVLFLFTLMTNKKTFLQTATLIEDILGVKKEMIQLEAIPNLSGLVQSFDQQQLANFCRILSVTISEPDVGNDDKHTLLAKNAHQKRNASPSRAEVNQVTLLNIPGFIERLCKLATRKVSEATGTNFLQELEEWYTWLDNALVLDALMQMATEEVEQSSTESSDESSLATSPLRHRLPQSMKIVHEIMYKVEVLYVLCVLLMGRQRNQVHKMLAEFRLIPGLNNLFDKLIWRKYTASNHVVHGQNENCDCSPEISFKIQFLRLLQSFSDHHENKYLLLNSQELNELSAISMKANIPEVEALVNTDRSLVCDGKKGLLTRLLTVMKREPPESSFRFWQARAVESFLRGATSYADQMFLLKRGLLEHILFCIIDSGCTSRDVLQSYFDLLGELMKFNIDAFKRFNKYVNTAEKFQTFLTQINSSLVDSNMLVRCIVLSLDRFENQTEDVQVVEVLSECCLLSYMARVENRLAFLFRLINIINVQTLTQENVSCLNTSLVVLMLARRKAKLPFYLNALREKEYAEKYPGCLLNNFHNLLRFWQRHYLNKDKDSTCLENSSCIPFSYWKETVSVLLGSDGTSLCAIASYIDEPFMELDRDMLDD
- the trpc4apa gene encoding transient receptor potential cation channel, subfamily C, member 4 associated protein a isoform X1, which encodes MATLVGPCSPCFGAKRRNCSSNIVTTLTASKTTSRGFSRGTQLPAGLLLERDKRAKWNGIPTLLQKIYESSHPNSDLAYAHSLLKVLSSQLSMEAMSLVTEDRKAAQESTFPNTYTFDLFGGVDLLVEILMRPTLTMQKKKPKTNDDLVKDCLSILYNCCICMEGVTKSLAARDDFVLFLFTLMTNKKTFLQTATLIEDILGVKKEMIQLEAIPNLSGLVQSFDQQQLANFCRILSVTISEPDVGNDDKHTLLAKNAHQKRNASPSRAEVNQVTLLNIPGFIERLCKLATRKVSEATGTNFLQELEEWYTWLDNALVLDALMQMATEEVEQSSTGEVIMSLFVHTVYRFPVKYSLTLFSSPESSDESSLATSPLRHRLPQSMKIVHEIMYKVEVLYVLCVLLMGRQRNQVHKMLAEFRLIPGLNNLFDKLIWRKYTASNHVVHGQNENCDCSPEISFKIQFLRLLQSFSDHHENKYLLLNSQELNELSAISMKANIPEVEALVNTDRSLVCDGKKGLLTRLLTVMKREPPESSFRFWQARAVESFLRGATSYADQMFLLKRGLLEHILFCIIDSGCTSRDVLQSYFDLLGELMKFNIDAFKRFNKYVNTAEKFQTFLTQINSSLVDSNMLVRCIVLSLDRFENQTEDVQVVEVLSECCLLSYMARVENRLAFLFRLINIINVQTLTQENVSCLNTSLVVLMLARRKAKLPFYLNALREKEYAEKYPGCLLNNFHNLLRFWQRHYLNKDKDSTCLENSSCIPFSYWKETVSVLLGSDGTSLCAIASYIDEPFMELDRDMLDD